In Cytophagia bacterium CHB2, the DNA window GCCTTCATCTACAAATCGCTGTTGATGTTAACCGGATTATTCATAACCGCGAAGGCGCAAAGATCGCTAAGAAAAAAATTAAATGCTTTGCGGACCTGGCGTCTTCGCGGTAAAAATTTGTGAAGATACAGGCTAAAATTGGTCGGTTTTTCAGAGATCACCGTTTGATCCTCGCGCTTCCTCCTCCCATCACGTGTTTAATTTCTTCCATCGTCACCATGCTGGTATCGCCGCGCGTGCTTTGCAGCAAGGCGCCGTGCGCCGCGCCCATCTCGACACATGCTTGCGGCGGCATGCCGTGCAGCAAACCGTACACAAACCCGCTGCAAAAGCCGTCGCCGCCGCCCACGCGGTCTTCGATTTCGAGATTCTCATAGCGACGCGATTCATAAAACTGGCCGTCATAATACATAATCGCCGACCAGTTGTTGACCAGGCCGCTCACCACTTCGCGCAACGTCGTGCCCACCGCGCTGATGTGCGGATACGTCTTCACGACTTTCTCAACCATCTTCTTGTAGCCTTCCACCGGCAGCGATTTCAAGCTTTCATCCGTGCCTTCGACTTCGAAGCCGAGCACTTTTTGGAAATCCTCTTCATTGCCAATGAGCACGTCGATGTAAGGCACAAGCTTCTTCGTTGCTTCGATGGCGCGTTTGCTCGACCAGAGTTTACTGCGGAAGTTGAGATCATAGCTCACGATGGTGCCGGCTTCGTGCGCGGCGCGCATGGCTTCTTCGTTGACGGCGGCGCAACTGTCGCTCAACGCCGTAAAAATGCCGCCGGTGTGAAACCAACGCACTTTGCGTTGATTGAAAATACGTTTCCAATCCACTTCGCCCGGTTGCATGTGAGACACCGCACTGTGGCCACGATCATACATGGAAACGCTCGGCCGCACACCGATGCCGACTTCAGTGAAGTTCAGCCCGATGCGATCGGCGCGGCCCACGCCGTCGTACGGCGCCCAAATCACTTCACTGATATTCATGCCGCTGGCTTGCGCATGGTTCCGCAAAAAAGCGCCGAGCGGATTGTCCACCAGCCGCGACACCCAGGCCGTGCGCATGCCGTAGCGCGCCAGCGCATAAGCGACATTGTATTCGCCGCCGCCGGCATAGGCTTCGAACACATGAGTCAATTCGATGCGTTGATGTCCCGGCGGACTCAGGCGAATCATGCACTCGCCCAGGGCGAGCAGATCGAATTCAGTTTCGTTTGCCGGTTTGATTTGGAGAGACATGGTTGTTTTCATCCTTGCAGTTGCAGTTCTGATTTTATGCGTGAGGAGATGGCCTCGGGAGTTGCGGCGATGTTGACAACAAGCGCATCGTGTGGTTCCTCCAAAGCCTCAAATTGGCTGGTGAGTAGATTGGGATCCATGTAATGATTTGTGCGCGCTGACAGGCGCTGGGCAATCGTGTCAAAATCGCCTTGCAAAAACACGATACGCACGTTTTGCGGATCGACTTGCAGACGGTCGCGATATTTTTGTTTCAATGCTGAGCATGCCAGAATCGCTGATTGGTTCGCCTGCAATTTATCACGAATCAAGTTTTGCAAAATCGCCAGCCAGGGATCGCGATCCGCGTCCGTCAACGGAATGCCGGAGCGCATTTTTTCGACGTTAGCGCGCGGATGAAAATCATCGCCATCGTAAAACGGCCAGTCCAGCTCCTGCGCCAGTTGCTTGCCGATCGTGGTCTTACCGCAACCGGTGACGCCCATTAAAATGATTATCATATCTCTTGAAGTAACGATTAAGCCGAAAACGATAACGGGCAAAACTATTAAAAGCTTTGAGTAGAATGATTTAATGACAGAATGATTTCAATTAATCCGCCGTTAAATTATTTTACCAACTTGAAAGGATCGTTCT includes these proteins:
- a CDS encoding sugar kinase produces the protein MKTTMSLQIKPANETEFDLLALGECMIRLSPPGHQRIELTHVFEAYAGGGEYNVAYALARYGMRTAWVSRLVDNPLGAFLRNHAQASGMNISEVIWAPYDGVGRADRIGLNFTEVGIGVRPSVSMYDRGHSAVSHMQPGEVDWKRIFNQRKVRWFHTGGIFTALSDSCAAVNEEAMRAAHEAGTIVSYDLNFRSKLWSSKRAIEATKKLVPYIDVLIGNEEDFQKVLGFEVEGTDESLKSLPVEGYKKMVEKVVKTYPHISAVGTTLREVVSGLVNNWSAIMYYDGQFYESRRYENLEIEDRVGGGDGFCSGFVYGLLHGMPPQACVEMGAAHGALLQSTRGDTSMVTMEEIKHVMGGGSARIKR
- a CDS encoding gluconokinase; the protein is MIIILMGVTGCGKTTIGKQLAQELDWPFYDGDDFHPRANVEKMRSGIPLTDADRDPWLAILQNLIRDKLQANQSAILACSALKQKYRDRLQVDPQNVRIVFLQGDFDTIAQRLSARTNHYMDPNLLTSQFEALEEPHDALVVNIAATPEAISSRIKSELQLQG